Sequence from the Cherax quadricarinatus isolate ZL_2023a chromosome 97, ASM3850222v1, whole genome shotgun sequence genome:
CAATTTCCCCAAATTTCAGTAACACATTTTGTACGTTACTTAAATATATTTCTCAAAGAGTAAGTCGCCTATTGTTAATTAAGAAACTCTTGAAATATATGGGAAAAATTTTTGGGGGTAACATGGGAAGTTGTTTACCATTTCAGTATTAATTTTATTACTGTATAAAGTGATAAAAAGATAATTACTAAACAGTTAAATTTTACATTGTGGTCTATATTCCATGTTGCGAGTTATCTCCCATGTAGTGTTTATATGTATACCATGTATTTATGTATTCTGACCATTGTTAATGTATTCAGTTTACAGTTACTGTGTAATGTATGAGACGCTTTAATGTATGTGAAGTGAATCAGACAAGGACGGCTCCGAGAACAGTTACAGAACTTTGATTTAAATCCGTTGAAAGTTATAAAATACAGACATGTTaagacgtgtgcaacagttgggcgCTTTCGTTGGAAAGTTtagcctatacagtaggcttctttagtcataTACAAAAGGTAGTAGTGGAAAGTAATCTACCATATTTCACCTACGTGTTTAACAAGCTTACTGTATAGGAGAATCGTTTACAGTACACATACCTAGTAGTTACTAGTCAATCAGGTTTGCATTGCTCAGTATGTACGCTACCCAATACACCGTGGCTAATGTGTTAACAAGTGACGTGAAATCAATAAGTGGGTCATAACTGACAGTGTTTACAGTGATTTTCGAAATGGAATCCCGTTAGCGAGTGCTAAAAGAGTGTTGCTAGAAGACACTTCGATAACCACCCTTCTGGGAGGAATTTCACTGCAGCTGCTGGACACTGCACAAGATTAGCCATTGTGACTCTTGTGCGTGTGACAGCGGCTATTGTGGAAAATCATAACCACCTAATAGCAACCAAAACAGGTTGACAACCTGTGAACCATCAACCAAAAATACCCCGGCAACTGCTGTACACCACCTCACTGCTGCTGTTAAATTCACTGTATATTACCGCAAAATACAAATTTTATCTATTGTAAGAATTAGCCTAAGTAATTTCAAGTCAACATGCAAGATTAGTTAGGGTTGTGTATCGTCTAGTTCAGTGCATTTTTATGCTTCAGCATCCAGAAAAGTTGAAGTATAGCTCCAGTATCTTACAGCCCCTCCCCGATATGGAGACCTCGAGGTGGCCTCGACTCGAGGTAATCCTCGCCTACGAGGTCGAGGAAGGAGTTCCAGGTGCAAGAGTCAAGACAACACTGCTGTCTCGTGACGGGAGGCTCTAAACCCGCAAAGGTTCAGAGCCTCCCACGAGGTGATCATGGGGAGAGCTTAACCCGTAGGGATTAGAGAGCACCTTTGGAGGGGAGGGTGGATGTAGGCATTTAGCAGTATTTGAGCACatttaattccctagatcaagagaccAACATCAAGGACCCTCCCACGAGGGGTTTATTACGATAAGAAATTTAGAATTGGAGCACCAAATAATTAtagagctaaacccgtaaggatccATTTAAGACTAACCCAGTAGACTTTCTTCGTTAGTACAGCCTTGAAAAAAGAAAAGAATTagacaaaaataatttttgtttattAAATAACTATGGTCTTACATTGCTAATTATTCCTTAAGTTTGGGCTTGACATGCTTTCTCAGATATCCCACAACACTTCCCTCCTTCACAAAATTAGGTCTATTATCGTAGTGTGTGTAAGAGTCTGATCTATCGTAACTACCGTAGTCAGCATCATGTCCATATTTATCGTGTTGTGGTTCAGAGTAATCATCCTCGTAACTTCCATAGCCTACCCTCCTGTCGTAGCCTGAAATACCGTAGCTTGTTTTATAAGCCTTGTCGGTATGGTAATCTTCCCTGTCTACGTAATACCGTCCACCTTCATTGGAGTTACTATATTCATCATCTGTACCATAATTtgcttgataatcctttccagaaTATAGAAAACTGAAGAAATCTTTCCTGTCGCCAGATATTTTATTGTCATCCTTCCTGTACCCAGAGAATTCATATTTATCTTCCTTATAGCTAGGTGGTTTATAGCCAGATAATACATATTTGTCTTCTCTATATCCAGAGGGTTCATAGACTCCTTCCTTTAAAGGATATTTGTCGAATCTCTCTTCTAGGCTTAATTTTCCATAGCCCTTATCATAGCTAGACTCTCCATAGTACTCTCCTTTTAAGCCTAATCTTCCATAGTCTTCCTTCAAGCCTAGTTTTCCATAGCTATCTTCCTTGTAATTCAATGGTCCATAGCCGTCTAAATCATAACTTGGAGAGGCATAGCTATCATCCTTATAGCCAAGAGGTCCATAAGCATCTTCCTTGTAGCTAGGTGGTCCATAGCTATCTCCAGTATAGACTGGTGTTAAGTAGTAGTCTTCCCTCCGATAGCCAGGTGGCTTATAGCTAGTTTTGTAGCTCTCTTCCTTGTACACAGGGGGAGCTTGGGCATGTTCCTTGTACACAGGGGGAGCTTGGGCATGTTCCTTGTACACGGGGGGAGCTTGGGCATGTTCCTTGTACACGGGGGGAGCTTGGGCCTGTTCCTGGTACACAGGGGGAGCTTGGGCATGGTCCTTGTACACAGGGGGAGCGTAGGAATCTTCCTTGTACACGGGGGGAGCTTGAGCATGTTCTTTGTACACGGGGGGAGCGTAGGAATCTTCCTTGTACACAGGGGGAGCTTGGGCATGTTCCTTGTACACGGGGGGAGCTTGGGCATGTTCCTTGTATACGGGGGGAGCGTAGGAATCTTCCTTGTACACAGGGGGAGCGTAGGAATCTTCCTTGTACACAGGGGGAGCTTGGGCATGTTCCTTGTACACAGGGGGAGGCGGTGCATAGGCATCTTCCTTCTTGTACACGGGGGGAGCGTAGGAATCTTCCTTGTACACAGGGGGAGCATAGGATTCTTCCTTGTACACAGGGAGAGCGTAGGAATCTTCCTTGTACACAGGGGGAGCGTAGGAATCTTCCTTCTTGTACACAGGGGGAGCGTAGGAATCTTCCTTGTACACAGGGGGAGGGGGTGCGTAAGAATCTTCCTTGTACACAGGGGGAGCGTAGGAATCTTCCTTCTTGTACACAGGGGGAGCGTAGGAATCTTCCTTGTACACAGGGGGAGGGGGTGCGTAAGAATCTTCCTTGTACACAGGGGGAGCGTAGGAATCTTCCTTCTTGTACACAGGGGGAGCGTAGGAATCTTCCTTGTACACAGGGGGAGGGGGTGCGTAAGAATCTTCCTTGTACACAGGGGGAGCGTAGGAATCTTCCTTCTTGTACACAGGtggagagggtgtgtgggagtcttCCTTGTAGACAGAGGTCGGCGGAGACGTGATAGTCTGTTCCTTGCGGACGGCCAGCGGCGGCTGTCCAGACGAAGTAGGCGGACGGAAGAGCGTCTGCGTGTTTTCCTGCACGCCTTCCTTGGCTACGCCAGTCAGGTAAGGATCAACGTAAGCGTACCCAGTATTTTGACTCACTGTCTGTGTACCAAGATGCTGAGAACCCACGGATGAATACGTAGAAGTGGCCAAAGAATTCAAGATAAATGGTAAGTAGTAATTCACGTCGACGAAGGCGGTGGGTAGCCCATGAGCACAACCCACACTCCACGACACTAAACCTGGTAAAACAAATGACCAATTTAGAAATTCGTATTCcagttttttaaataaatattcCAATTAAACTGAAGATTAGATGGTTCATGGCCGAGTGTTCTGTACCATTAAAATTACTGTAATTCTTAATACATGGACCAAGTTAAAGGCAATTTAGGTCTTTTGATAATTCTTTACCTTGTAATACGTAATCTCCCGTTGACGTCCGGCAGACCAGTCCGCTGCCACCATCACCCTGAAGAAACAGGAGTAAGTGATAGGAAAAattaaaaatgagaatacaagcgAGAACTAAGCCCTGGAAATACTCACGTGACATGTATCAGTTTGAAGGATACCTTTGCAGCAGAGAAACCCGGGTAATAGCTTAAAGAAAGAGCCAAGGCTTTTCACAGTTCTGAACTGTCTTTGGCATGTAGATTCGTCTATGATGACGTATCTGGCGTCCTTTAAAACGCTGGTGTAAGTGTTGAAGTGCTCTACTCCACTCTGTAGGTGTAAAGGTTTGACTAATTAGTTTAAGTTTTAAAGAAATGGTTAaatttgaagttttttttttttttagaggtaTATTAGTGTTCCCGAATTCTAAATTACCAGATTTTCTTAAATGGGTTCTAGGTTCATCTTGTCGATTACCTTAACAGGCAACTTTAGCAGATTTAAGTAACCACAATTCTGATATTAATTTCAAGACTTTACTTAATATTTGAGAATTCAAATATCTGTCAGTGACAGTATTGTAACATTAAAATATATGCATTTTGCTATATTTGTGGTGAATACACTGCCAAAATTAAAAGCTTATGTTGCTTATTTTATAGtggtacacaaataactcacataggagtttacgacgacgttccggtccgattttgtaaatggtctaagcgAGATCGGAACGTTGTAAGATCCGgtctatgtccgggttatttctgttttgttccagtcacggtattgcgacTACTTTGGAGTGGTGAGTGGAGAAGTCTTGGGCTTCCaaaggggtttgtaaaaaaaaaaaaaaaaacctatgaTGTTTAAgacggtgggggggggggggaatcagGATTGGGTGGAGATTTAAAACCTTGACTAGTTTCTGTAATGGTGAATGAAAGACAGCAGTGTATACAATCTGGAATAACCTTTCTGGTGTGAAAGGAAACTTGTGTCAGACTACCATATCAGTTTATAACACTGCTTTACCTTCCATTGTCAGATTAAGAAACTTGGGATTTAGAATTTAAAAGGTAATGAGTGAATTTGAAGGAAACATTTAAAAAATCACAGCAGTTGTTAGGACGAGTTCCAGGATTTTATTAGTCTGGAGTCAAGCTTTTGAACTTTTAAATTCTAAAAGAATTCTGGATAGGTGTTAAAGATGAATTATCCGGACAAGAGGTTGAACAGATTCCTTGGTTTAGGAAGGTGAACTTCTGTGGTGTAACATTCCTGGATTTATAATGGTAGTGACCAGGAGATGGGTGGGGGTTTATAGATAGCTTAATCAGAAgcttattgcacaatggtaatGAATATGCATCTGAATTGCAGAGtcggttcccccccccccccccaaaaaaaaaaaaaagtaagaacCGCTTTAGTTTTCATATGCAATATTTAGTGGTATCTTGAATTTGTTAATGTGATGTGGGAAGtttggaacagtctacctagttgggttattgaggctaggactttgggtagtttcaaatttaggttggataaatacatgagtgggatgggttggatttgatgggacttgcacatcagagcttatttcttgggtagcattgaaaattgggtaggtcaaatgtttgttagtgggatgaattgtaaaggacctgcctagtatgggccaacaggcctgctgcagtgttcctcctttcttatgttcttatgttcttaaattcagaaaaaaattgagccaATTTGGCAAGTGATTATACGTGAATCGGCATGAAACATCCCTTATAGAAAAAAGGAAGATTTAAGACGAATGCTAACTGGATTTGTATCAAAAATTACTGTCTTTAAGAGTGTTCAATACGTCGAGTTGCTGACCTTATCAGGTTGGACATAACCCCAGGAAGGGACGTAGCATTCCTGTTTATCAGAGTGAGGTACCTGCCCTGGCAGACATACTCTTGCAACGTGAGACAACTGCAACATTGAATACTCCACTTCTAGTACACACAGGTCAGCTGTCAAAGTCTTACGTACGTAGTCTGAAAAGAAACTTGCATTGTTAGTAGTGTTCCTGTAAAAATCTTACGCTCATTGTGGGAAGTAAGCCTTAAACTGTGTGGTTAAGGAGGTTTATTCCTGAAGGATTTATCAAAGTATGCTCCTAAGCCCATAGTATCAACGCAAGTTTCAAAGATTTGTCGCTAGTGAACATTCAGTTTTGACAAGGGTTTCTCAACTACCCTTACCCTAGTTGAGAGCTCTGAGCTCCAGAGTAAATTTACACAAAAACCGATTGCAAAATTTTATTTTTGATCCAATTTTAAGTTTCACGGGAAGTATTGAGGGTCTAATATTTACCTGGATGGCAAGTAATCTTCCTAACAGCGACGTCGTAGGAAGGGTTGCTCTCTGCGTCCGTCGACAGGTCGTAATCACCAAGGCGGACAATGGTATCTTTAGCAGTCAGCTGTTTGAAGTGTTAAGAGCAGTTGTATTACCAGTTTAAGTAGTTTACTTAGGCACGTTAACCCTAGCCAAGCTGAAATTTAAGAGAACCGATTATCTCGAGCCTTTGGCAACTAGGCCTAACCACCATGTATACAAGGAGTCATCCAGATGAACAAGGGGCTGAGATGCGGGCCGTATTTTAGTTCCATTATTCCCGGAATAAGAAAATTCGGGCTAGTAATTAAACTTATTACGAAATATGATCTTTATGCGTATTTACAAGAGAATGAAATATAAACCAGTTTGACGAAGTTAACTTGCATGTTTAACACAGTGGGCGACAGTGAGGACATGTCTGTCAGCTACTATCACGCCACCACACAAGTAAGACAGCTTAGGAGTCACGATAGCAACCTGCAAAATCAAATTAAGTTTCACTCTTTCAGCTTTATGAATATGACTAGTCATTCAATATAAAAATGACAGTAAATTTGGGGAAAAGGGGTGGGAATGTAAACCAGGACGAGTAAACCACGCTAGTTAAGGTTTATTTGAAATGCGATGTACAGGGATAATGAGAGGGTCTTATGGGTTTAGCATCTGATTTATAATGTTTACGTAGGGTACTCACATGCCAGGGGTATTGACCCTCTTTAGCAGATGCAGCATCACTGCCTAAAGCTCTACCAGTATGCTGGGATGCTGGTAATGATCTCCCACACCCTAGTTGCAcctggaaattaaaaaaaattacaccaaATCATGATTTTATATATTAAAGGCAACTTTAATACAAGGTTATGTCAGACTTTCCGAGATTAACTCCTTCATGCATGGAAGTACCCATGACTTGTTTTAGTTTCGACTTACAGGTGATGCTGGAGTACCGTCAGCAGAACGAAGCAGAGAGCTCAGGCTAATACCTGGAGTCACCGTAAACGTCGTGCCTGAGGAAATAATTATGAAGAGTTACCAATCTCCAGTTAGAGGTacggaaaaaaaaatatggagTCGATTGTCTTACCATTAGCGGAGAGAGCAGAGGCTGCGTAACTACCAACACCTGCAGCATCACTTTCGTCTGTGGGATGAAAATACAAGCATTTGGATCACTTAactaaggaggggggggggaaaccATTAAGACATTCAGAAAACTAATAGTGTTCAACTTACCAGCATTTATACTCCTCTTTTGTCTATCTGTAACAGTGTATTTAGCAGTTAAGATATACTGATCGGATAATTCCCGTGCATGT
This genomic interval carries:
- the LOC128704945 gene encoding uncharacterized protein: MVRTLYTNFFLWVITKVLAQVQQPHYACPVSSWCIPTLYCEPRQIVHSITPKPLSQSVPSSPVSDTNYITDDKFKYLCGLTLDSEGTVCCRNLTLLPETFNPTPTHWFYPSNSSVDRLHVLVTPWPGYEDNNVILDIGPKQPAYCPPSSLCAPASVCPSTSITYTAAIFSKASDKNYMCGQTWDTDTWSCCSLHTVVDAITSYQHLQQASARAPQHDQDAIININFDHQIQNKASGVEVFRHRLTNTLPDHNTNSIVIPLLPDYFDDEHARELSDQYILTAKYTVTDRQKRSINADESDAAGVGSYAASALSANGTTFTVTPGISLSSLLRSADGTPASPVQLGCGRSLPASQHTGRALGSDAASAKEGQYPWHVAIVTPKLSYLCGGVIVADRHVLTVAHCVKHLTAKDTIVRLGDYDLSTDAESNPSYDVAVRKITCHPDYVRKTLTADLCVLEVEYSMLQLSHVARVCLPGQVPHSDKQECYVPSWGYVQPDKSGVEHFNTYTSVLKDARYVIIDESTCQRQFRTVKSLGSFFKLLPGFLCCKGILQTDTCHGDGGSGLVCRTSTGDYVLQGLVSWSVGCAHGLPTAFVDVNYYLPFILNSLATSTYSSVGSQHLGTQTVSQNTGYAYVDPYLTGVAKEGVQENTQTLFRPPTSSGQPPLAVRKEQTITSPPTSVYKEDSHTPSPPVYKKEDSYAPPVYKEDSYAPPPPVYKEDSYAPPVYKKEDSYAPPVYKEDSYAPPPPVYKEDSYAPPVYKKEDSYAPPVYKEDSYAPPPPVYKEDSYAPPVYKKEDSYAPPVYKEDSYALPVYKEESYAPPVYKEDSYAPPVYKKEDAYAPPPPVYKEHAQAPPVYKEDSYAPPVYKEDSYAPPVYKEHAQAPPVYKEHAQAPPVYKEDSYAPPVYKEHAQAPPVYKEDSYAPPVYKDHAQAPPVYQEQAQAPPVYKEHAQAPPVYKEHAQAPPVYKEHAQAPPVYKEESYKTSYKPPGYRREDYYLTPVYTGDSYGPPSYKEDAYGPLGYKDDSYASPSYDLDGYGPLNYKEDSYGKLGLKEDYGRLGLKGEYYGESSYDKGYGKLSLEERFDKYPLKEGVYEPSGYREDKYVLSGYKPPSYKEDKYEFSGYRKDDNKISGDRKDFFSFLYSGKDYQANYGTDDEYSNSNEGGRYYVDREDYHTDKAYKTSYGISGYDRRVGYGSYEDDYSEPQHDKYGHDADYGSYDRSDSYTHYDNRPNFVKEGSVVGYLRKHVKPKLKE